One region of Streptomyces capillispiralis genomic DNA includes:
- a CDS encoding nitrate- and nitrite sensing domain-containing protein produces MSLRTALLVLAFVPGIALIALWAVTSGQTYLDFQRQADQGLLAEKAGNPSNIVYYNLQEERRLSAEVLAGEDGAAEALARQRTSTDEAVDDFRALSDDLSAAGNAPRKVREAVGRAREAIDRLPAQRSLVDSGDEDQQAAVYRYYTDLIAVDLELFTSLSQVDNGRITVLSQPLVDLFWTKEMISRSDALLARGWGAGALSPGEVRQVREAVEAQSFLGTVKVAPELPADERALWKRITGSAAWKDKTGVEEAVLAADEPDAGGRVTLDADRKTWRAAMDALTPDIEELLEHRTALVNEQGKASVMALLLRMVLTTAVGLAAVVAVIWTTWRLTRSLRLRIGSLQEQAEMLEAALPDVVERLAQGERIDVEAEAKAVAHEGTGRADDELTRLGTALNLARTSALQAAVKQADQHRGFERLLQRIARRTQQLIGQQLKKLDEMERRHEDAEVLDGLFDLDHLTARLRRYEENLVILAGGTPHRRWRKPVALLDVMRSAQGEVQDYRRVVLDQEGGPWLAARAVGPVTHVLAELIENALTFSRPPSPVEVRAAEVSRGLAIEIEDRGLGMESEALAAANELMARPHRLDVLAHSDDIRLGLHVVARLTHQYGLRVEFRASAFGGTRVVVLVPAELIVPAPQQGPVAVPSLAPDPEPAPAPAAPAPVAEEPLPVRVQGRAMAEITALIPAGSREQHPPRPAQEAPGTPGTPQMPYEHGNAYGSDPAPYGSDPAPYENATPYENATTPYGTDPTPYGTHPAPYHGTDSAPYHGTDSAPYHGTDSAPYGTGPAAYSPGTAPQPAAYPPAPTAPEPAAYPPAPTAPRAVPQHASDGGALTDDEAPLPRRVRQANLVDELRVDTTTGPPPPRPPRWQDDPLLRPAPRPAPRRAGATIGAFQRRSRAAREGRIPTPPPAGAPRPPMREEEES; encoded by the coding sequence ATGTCGTTGCGGACGGCCCTCCTCGTCCTGGCGTTCGTCCCCGGCATCGCGCTGATCGCCCTGTGGGCCGTCACCAGCGGCCAGACCTATCTCGACTTCCAGCGCCAGGCCGACCAGGGGCTGCTGGCGGAGAAGGCCGGGAACCCGTCGAACATCGTCTACTACAACCTCCAGGAGGAGCGCCGCCTCAGCGCCGAGGTGCTCGCCGGAGAGGACGGCGCGGCCGAGGCGCTGGCCCGGCAGCGCACGTCGACCGACGAGGCGGTGGACGACTTCAGGGCCCTGTCGGACGACCTGTCCGCGGCCGGCAACGCGCCCCGGAAGGTCCGGGAGGCGGTCGGCCGGGCACGCGAGGCGATCGACCGGCTGCCCGCGCAGCGCTCCCTGGTCGACAGCGGCGACGAGGACCAGCAGGCGGCGGTGTACCGGTACTACACCGACCTGATCGCCGTCGACCTGGAGCTGTTCACCTCCCTCAGCCAGGTCGACAACGGCCGGATCACCGTGCTCTCCCAGCCGCTCGTCGACCTGTTCTGGACCAAGGAGATGATCTCCCGCTCGGACGCGCTGCTGGCCCGCGGCTGGGGCGCGGGCGCGCTGAGCCCCGGCGAGGTCCGGCAGGTCCGTGAGGCGGTCGAGGCGCAGTCGTTCCTCGGCACCGTGAAGGTCGCGCCCGAACTGCCCGCCGACGAGCGCGCCCTGTGGAAGCGGATCACCGGCAGCGCGGCCTGGAAGGACAAGACCGGCGTGGAGGAGGCGGTGCTGGCCGCCGACGAGCCCGACGCGGGTGGCCGGGTCACCCTGGACGCCGACCGGAAGACCTGGCGCGCCGCGATGGACGCCCTCACCCCGGACATCGAGGAACTCCTCGAACACCGGACCGCGCTGGTGAACGAGCAGGGCAAGGCCAGTGTGATGGCGCTGCTGCTCAGGATGGTGCTCACCACCGCCGTCGGTCTCGCCGCCGTCGTCGCCGTGATCTGGACGACGTGGCGCCTCACCCGCAGCCTCCGCCTGCGCATCGGCAGCCTCCAGGAGCAGGCAGAGATGCTGGAGGCGGCCCTGCCCGACGTCGTGGAGCGGCTCGCGCAGGGCGAGCGGATCGACGTCGAGGCCGAGGCGAAGGCCGTCGCGCACGAAGGCACCGGCCGCGCCGACGACGAACTGACCCGGCTCGGTACGGCGCTCAACCTCGCCCGCACCAGCGCCCTCCAGGCCGCCGTCAAGCAGGCCGACCAGCACCGCGGGTTCGAGCGGCTGCTGCAACGCATCGCCCGCCGCACCCAGCAGCTGATCGGGCAGCAGCTGAAGAAGCTCGACGAGATGGAGCGCCGCCACGAGGACGCGGAGGTCCTCGACGGCCTCTTCGACCTCGACCACCTCACCGCCCGCCTGCGGCGTTACGAGGAGAACCTGGTCATCCTGGCCGGCGGCACCCCGCACCGGCGGTGGCGCAAGCCGGTCGCCCTGCTGGACGTGATGCGCTCGGCGCAGGGCGAGGTGCAGGACTACCGGCGGGTGGTGCTGGACCAGGAGGGCGGGCCCTGGCTGGCGGCCCGGGCCGTCGGTCCGGTCACGCACGTGCTGGCCGAACTGATCGAGAACGCTCTGACGTTCTCCCGCCCGCCGAGCCCGGTCGAGGTCAGGGCGGCCGAGGTGAGCCGCGGTCTGGCCATCGAGATCGAGGACCGCGGCCTGGGCATGGAGTCCGAGGCGCTGGCCGCGGCCAACGAGCTGATGGCCCGTCCGCACCGGCTCGACGTGCTGGCCCACTCCGACGACATCCGCCTGGGCCTGCACGTGGTGGCGCGTCTGACGCACCAGTACGGGCTGCGGGTGGAGTTCCGCGCGTCCGCGTTCGGCGGTACGCGCGTGGTCGTGCTCGTCCCGGCCGAACTCATCGTCCCCGCACCGCAGCAGGGCCCGGTGGCGGTGCCCTCGCTCGCCCCGGACCCGGAGCCCGCCCCGGCCCCGGCCGCTCCCGCGCCCGTCGCCGAGGAGCCGCTGCCGGTACGGGTGCAGGGGCGGGCGATGGCCGAAATCACGGCGCTGATCCCGGCCGGGTCCCGCGAACAGCACCCCCCGCGCCCGGCACAGGAGGCGCCGGGGACCCCGGGCACGCCGCAGATGCCGTACGAGCACGGGAACGCCTACGGGTCCGACCCCGCGCCCTACGGGTCCGACCCCGCGCCCTACGAGAACGCCACCCCCTACGAGAACGCCACCACCCCCTACGGCACCGACCCCACCCCCTACGGCACCCACCCCGCGCCGTACCACGGGACGGACTCCGCGCCGTACCACGGGACGGACTCCGCGCCGTACCACGGGACGGACTCCGCGCCGTACGGCACCGGCCCCGCCGCCTACTCGCCCGGCACCGCACCGCAGCCCGCCGCCTATCCGCCCGCCCCCACCGCACCGGAACCCGCCGCCTACCCGCCCGCCCCCACCGCGCCCCGTGCCGTCCCGCAGCACGCCTCCGACGGCGGTGCGCTGACCGACGACGAGGCCCCCCTGCCGCGGCGCGTGCGGCAGGCCAACCTGGTCGACGAACTGCGCGTCGACACCACGACCGGGCCCCCGCCGCCCCGGCCTCCCCGCTGGCAGGACGACCCGCTGCTGCGCCCCGCCCCCCGCCCCGCCCCCCGCCGCGCCGGGGCGACGATCGGCGCGTTCCAGCGCCGGTCGCGCGCCGCCCGGGAGGGGAGGATCCCGACGCCGCCCCCCGCCGGCGCCCCCCGTCCCCCGATGAGAGAAGAAGAAGAGTCATGA